In Enoplosus armatus isolate fEnoArm2 chromosome 2, fEnoArm2.hap1, whole genome shotgun sequence, one DNA window encodes the following:
- the hmx4 gene encoding H6 family homeobox 4, translating into MNKVDAPCRPAASLKFTIDNILNLKTSGRSRDSCHPAGLQDDSATAMRKDGFQGHHEEHVAQQRQDPGGKLNESELLTDCDGAAESVIISRGDPKKATEVRFESGDSSCDDSSSTTTATDPHKGGSPAKKSKMITKKKTRTIFSKRQIFQLESTFDMKRYLSSAERACLASSLQLTETQVKIWFQNRRNKLKRQISTEIDGPVTDFPETGKPVVVGQLPALYKESNLLGRCLLPMPLPVVYPGSSTPYLCFSNASKYFSLYDGDV; encoded by the exons ATGAACAAAGTGGACGCACCATGTCGACCCGCCGCCTCTCTGAAATTCACTATTGACAACATCCTCAATCTCAAGACAAGCGGGAGGAGCCGTGACAGCTGTCACCCCGCCGGACTGCAGGATGACTCGGCCACGGCGATGCGTAAAGACGGTTTCCAGGGCCACCACGAGGAGCACGTAGCCCAGCAGAGGCAGGACCCGGGAGGCAAGCTTAACGAAAGTG AGTTGCTCACAGACTGCGACGGAGCAGCGGAATCAGTCATCATCAGCCGCGGCGACCCGAAGAAGGCGACAGAGGTGCGCTTCGAGAGCGGGGACAGCAGCTGCGACGACAGCAGCTCCACCACCACGGCCACGGACCCCCACAAAGGAGGCAGCCCAGCCAAGAAGAGCAAAATGATAACGAAAAAGAAAACGCGCACTATTTTTTCCAAGAGACAGATTTTCCAGTTGGAGTCTACCTTCGACATGAAACGCTATCTGAGCAGCGCGGAGCGCGCCTGCCTCGCCAGTTCCCTCCAGCTCACGGAGACCCAGGTAAAAATATGGTTTCAGAACCGCAGGAATAAATTGAAACGGCAAATCTCGACCGAAATCGACGGACCTGTTACTGATTTCCCCGAGACTGGAAAGCCCGTGGTGGTGGGGCAGCTCCCGGCCTTGTACAAAGAGAGCAATCTGCTGGGGAGATGCCTGCTGCCCATGCCTCTGCCCGTTGTATACCCGGGGAGTAGCACGCCTTACCTCTGCTTCTCCAACGCCAGCAAGTACTTCAGCCTGTATGACGGGGACGTATGA
- the hmx1 gene encoding homeobox protein HMX1, with amino-acid sequence MQETLTDSQTPTSSRASSFFIENLLGTGRSGQESMSARSRGEAGAETVSVGRVLDSHHADRSAPAPDCSSSTARSPYRDSPLQWYRGGAALNFRALETPQSPRDNTSSDDHCCSISTSDRCSPAVSEPVTEGSDETDRKTGDSNLTDDNDDAQNAFDSRPGHDASSDLSSTRKKKTRTVFSRSQVFQLESTFDVKRYLSSSERAGLAASLHLTETQVKIWFQNRRNKWKRQLAADLEAAHIPHSTQRIVRVPILYHEGPAPTAALGFNLSGHPVSPPVAGFSSSIHYPLSSFAHSMSMLRSQMTGLV; translated from the exons ATGCAGGAGACGCTAACGGACAGCCAGACTCCCACTTCATCGAGGGCGTCGTCGTTTTTTATCGAGAACCTACTGGGCACGGGGCGGAGCGGGCAGGAGTCCATGTCGGCCAGGAGTCGTGGGGAAGCTGGTGCGGAGACGGTCAGCGTCGGCCGAGTCCTCGACTCGCATCACGCCGACAGGAGCGCTCCAGCGCCCGATTGCTCCAGCTCCACGGCGCGGTCCCCGTACAGAGACTCGCCGTTGCAGTGGTACCGCGGGGGGGCTGCCTTAAACTTCAGAGCTTTGGAAACACCACAGA GTCCGAGAGATAATACAAGTTCAGACGACCACTGCTGCTCCATATCGACCAGTGACAGATGCTCTCCCGCCGTGTCTGAACCAGTAACGGAGGGCAGCGACGAAACCGACAGGAAAACGGGCGACAGCAACCTGACAGACGACAACGACGACGCGCAGAACGCGTTTGACTCACGGCCAGGGCATGACGCGTCCTCGGACCTAAGCTCCACCCGGAAGAAGAAGACCCGGACCGTGTTCAGCCGTAGTCAGGTGTTTCAGCTGGAGTCCACCTTCGACGTGAAACGGTACCTGAGCAGCTCGGAGAGAGCGGGGCTGGCGGCGTCTCTCCACCTGACGGAGACTCAGGTCAAAATCTGGTTCCAAAACCGGAGGAACAAATGGAAGAGGCAGCTGGCGGCGGACCTGGAGGCTGCACACATCCCACACTCGACCCAGCGGATTGTCAGGGTGCCCATTCTGTATCATGAGGGACCCGCGCCGACTGCAGCACTGGGTTTCAACCTGAGCGGACATCCAGTTTCTCCACCCGTCGCGGGCTTCTCTAGCTCCATCCACTACCCTCTGTCCTCGTTTGCTCACTCCATGAGCATGTTAAGGTCGCAGATGACCGGCTTGGTGTGA